Part of the Candidatus Krumholzibacteriota bacterium genome is shown below.
ATTCGTTTAGAAAATTGTTCAGGCAATAATTTGGATGGTAATTCCGTAACTCACAATGAATTCGGAGTATTTTTAACTTCTTCATCAAACAATACCATTACTTCCAACATAATGAATGAGAACGATGGGCGAGTTGACGGAGATGGAATTATGTTAGCTGATTCCGATAACAATGTTATATCCAACAACACGATGAATAACGATCCGGGAGATGGAATAGAGTTTGCTAATTCATCAAACAACATTGTGATGGATAATACTCTGGATAATAGCGGCCTTATTGATCCCGGTGCTTCGATACGTATCAATTATTATTCCTCTTACAACTCCATAATTAACAACACCGTGATAAATGGCTCTGGAGGGATTGTTCTGGAGGAAGAATCGAACTACAATATTGTATCAAACAACACCATAACCGGCCATAGCGGTCGAGGTTTCGAATTTTGGGAGAATGCTTCATATAATACGCTTACTGGTAACAACATAAGCAATAACGGCACCTATGGTATCTGGCTCCCCTCTGGGAACTACAATACAATATATTTAAACGACATAAGTAACAACATCACCTCCAATATTTATTCAGAGAGTTCAACTACTACCTGGCATTCACCTACCACAATATATTATGCCTATAACGACAGTACTTTCCACAAAGGATATTTAGGTAATTATTACAGTGATGGAACTCACTCCGGCAACTTCGGAATAGGGGGTACTTATACTATCGCTAATGACAATGATGATGAATACCAGTTAATTAGTACCATTAATAATTATTCTCTTCAAGCATGGTGGCTGCACAGCGATGATAAAATGTACAGGTCCGATTTTTCCAAAGCTGGAGGAAGTGTAACCATCAGCAATGGCGGCACTAATATCTGGAAAGCCGATCAGGTAGCCCTGACAGATATAATTTTCTCAGGAAGCGATACCTGGACAGGCCAGTTGGTTTTTACGGCTGCTCCGACAACTGGGCACATTTTGACTATTGAAATTGGTTCTTCGACGGATGGAAGCGATTTTACTGCTGGCGGCCCTAATGCAACTCTGACAGGAAATGGGAGCGCGACCAAGTTCAACTTTGAGACTGACGCAAGCGCTTTTACAGTATCCGCCGGAAAGTATTTAGCCATCCGGATAACAAGCAACCATGCAGAGTACAGTATAAGAACCGGTGGTGTCTGGAGCTATGCGTCTTCTCCAGATAATAGCGCAGATTACCCCCTTCTTGTCGAACTTGCTTCTTTCACCGCAAGACAAAAAAACAACACAGTGATTCTCGAATGGCAGACTGCTTCCGAACAAGATAATCTCGGTTTTATTATTGAAAGAAAAAATGGAGGGGAAAAATTCACAGAAATTGCGAGTTATTTAACAGATGAAGAATTGAAAGGCGCTGGAAATACATCAGCTCTTTCCTATTATGAATTTACAGATGAAAATATAGTTTCGAAAACAACTTACCAATACCGTATCTCAGATGTAGATTATTCCGGAAAAATAACAAATTTAAAAACTGAACAAATTACTATTACAGGAAACTCTACAGATCTATCAAATAATTATGTTTTAAAATCTGCATATCCGATTCCATTTAATCCAACATTTACAATTCCTTTGACATTAAAAACCGATGCTTATGTAAATATTAAATTAATAAATACACTTGGACAGAAAGTTATGCAGATCAAAAATAATCAAATGACGGCTGGTAACCATAATCTACAGGTAAATTGTAAAAACTTGACCTCTGGCATTTATTTTGTGAAAGTAAGAATTGATAAAGCAAATGAAATTCAAAAAGTTGTTCTGTTAAAATAAGAAATTCATTTCTATCTTGAATTCAAGTCTTAAGTGCAATTAAAAAAGGTTAATGGGTCAGGTGTTATATTGAAAGTCTCATTCTTGAAATAGAAAGGTGACTTTGTGAACCAATACCAACAACTAACCCAGAGACAAAGGATGTCAGCTTTGCGAGTTTTATAAAGCTGGTTATCTGCGCAAAGAGATACGGAAGCCGATGAGTAATAGAGGGGGAAATATAAAGCCGTCATTCGTGAGGTCATGCGTTTGTGAATTATTATAGCGGTTTTTCGTTCTTCGGAAACTTTCATCGGGGGCATGGATTTTAAGGTTGCATATGTTCATAATAGATCTTCCGGATGACTCGGATTCGGAAATGACAAGCAATACCTATTCAGCCGGTATAGAGCTGTACCTTAAGGCGAACCTGTCATCAGAAGTACAGATACTTCCTGTGGTCAATGTTTCATATGCACAAACTTCATTTGAAATTGAGAGTAGTTCCGGTTTCGTCAGCAGGGGAGACGTGGATGATGCCCTGATAATGGCAGGTGCAACATTACTGATTAAAATGAACTTCGCTATCACACCATCAATTGCCACTTTCAATGATTCCAGATCATGGGGGATTAATTTTCAATATATCTTCTAAAAAATCATGAAACTAAAAAGAGTCGGAAGTTCATCCCGGCTGTTATGGTGTGAGCACTCCCTGGAATCAGCGACGCTTAAGAGAACGGAGTGCCGAATTGCCGGCAGGTTATCTTTTGATAAACGGCGCCAGAGCGAACGACGAGATCCGCTGATTAAGCATCACCGGTGTAAAATAAAGCCCGCCCGGAGTATATATCCGGGCGGGCTTTCTGATGACAGATATTTCAGTTCATACCTAGAACGCTTCAGCCACGAACAGGCAGCTGTTCGCCATCACCTTGGCAGAAGAGTAATAGGTCTCATTCAACCTGGTTGCGAACATGTTAAGAGCGATTATATTGCCGTCAGCATTGATCGCTATGGCATTCGCTCCTCCCAGGTCAGTGGCAAGAAGGGTGGCACCTGAATCCAGAGGAGGATCTGAAAAGTTGGAGTTTGACCAGTACGTCAGGTTCTCGACATCCGCCCCGTTGAAAATCGGATGTATGGGTATGGATACAGAGGAAGGGTCTATCTGCCTGTTTCCGCTTGTTCCGGAGGCATCGGCAAGCTGGAAGGGCGAATATCCGGATGTCATTATTTCCCCTCCGAGCGCCCAGTTACTGGAAAAACAGAACTGGGTCATCACCAGGCCTCCGCCGTCATCAACGTATTCGGCGAGGATGTCACCCAGTGAGTCCGCTTCGTAGGGCACGTAATCGGTGTGAAGGAAAACTACGTCGTACTCTTTCAGGGCGGAAAGCTCCGGCAGCAAACCGTTAAGATACATGTAATTCAGCTCGGTTCCTATGGGGAATACCTCCAGCCCGGTGGCCTGGATTATGATATTTTCCAGTGAGCCAGTTAATGCTGGTCCGGCCACCAGTACTTTTATCGGCTGAGGGGATCCCGGTTCCCCCTCAGGGCCGGCAGGGCCGGTCGCACCGTCTTCTCCGCTGCAGCCGGTAACGACAAGTGCGAAAATTGCCAGTATTGTAAGCAATGTGTTTCTTCGAAGCATTATTCAGTCCTTTCTCTGATCCGATAATTCCGGATCTAAAATGGTAAGCGTCAGATATATAAATACAGCTGTTTGCCATAACCCCGCGGGATGAATAGCGTTCGTTTGTTCGTCTGGTGGGGATGTCAGCTATGTGTTGTGAGGCTTTTTTCGAATTGTAATGCTTGACAGCTATTGATTCATAAATCAGCTCCTTTCCTGATTTTTTAACCAGAAAGATTTATTATTAATAATCAGATGCAATTATCGCATTCCCCGCGGCAGTATACAAGATAAAATTAAGGTTGTTACGGGAATGATCAGGAAAAATGAAATGGTCAAGGCTCCCATCACAGCCATGTCCCGGGAGAGCGTTTCTGGCTCCACCGCAAAAGGATGAATCGTTCCGTCCTTTGTGTAGCGCTTGAATCCCGCGGCATCGCCTTTGACCAGCAGTTGAAGAATCATGTCCTTGACGGACGCGGACATGTTTTTGGGAGACGTCATGCCGTCGCCTCCAGGTACGGTCGCATCACATTTTCGACCCGGCAGATCTTGGCGTGTCTGAGCAGCTCGCTATCCTAACGGAACATTATCCCGAAGTTACCGTCGATAGTCTAAAAACGATGTTCAAAGGGGTCAGTGATATAGCTCGTGAGGGCATACGTAATGAAGGACAGCAATATGAATCCTATGCCGCGATCACCCATCCCCGTATTATAGTCTTTGAGACGGATTAACTGGAGGCGGCGGGAATCGAACCCGCGTCCGAGAATACCGCAACAGGGCTTCTACGTGTGTATCCCGTTGCTAAAGTTTCGCTTCCGAACTTTCCAACAGGCATAAAGCCCGGAAACTAGATCCCTAAAGTTTCGCCTGCTTTCCGGGAACAGAGTCCACAGACTAGTCAGCAGTTATCGACGCCCAGCATTCATCCCTGATGACTCAGATGAAGTGAACGAGCTGCTTGTTTTTAAGCAGCCAATGCCAAATTGTCGTTGGCAATTGTGTTTTGCCACCTGTTTAACGAGGTACGCGATGGCAACCTCGACACGCTTCCCCTGCCTCATCTATCCCCGTCGAATCCGTTCGCCCCCATAATTGAGGTTTATCTCTAATTTAAATATAGCCCCAATACGGGGAAATGTAAAGCCCTGACGGCCGTGTGCGGCATAAAAAATTTTCATTCCTAAAGAGGGTTTGCTCTCTCCAAAAAGACTGTTTTATTCAAATTTTAAAAAATAGATCCCTGAATATAGTTGTTGCTTTTCTTCGGAGAGGGTAATACAATCAGCGCTGAATTAATTGTAACCTCGAAGGACTTGATAAAAGGAGGAGAGTCAATGAAGAAACTGACTACCCTGTTGTCAGCGGTGCTGCTTTTGGCAGTCTCGGTATCAGCGGCGGATCTGCCTTATCTTGATCAGCTTCCCCCTCTGATAGAAAGAGATGTGCTTTTCGGCGATCCCGAAATAGCAGGCGCGAAGATATCGCCCGACGGCGAATATATATCTTTTCTGAAACCTCATAAAGATGTTCTCAACATATGGGTTAAAAAATTTCACCAGCCGTTTGAAGAGGCAAGACCTGTTACGGCAGATACAACCCGCCCGGTTAGAAGTTATTTCTGGACTAAGGACAGCAAGTATATCCTCTATATCCAGGACAAGGGAGGAAATGAAAACTTTCATATCTACGCTGTTGACCCCGCCGGACAACCCGCTTCGAAAATGGCTGTGCCCCAAGCGCGGGATCTTACTCCCGTGGACAGCGTAACTACAAGAATATACTCTCTTCCTGAAGATAAACCGAATATAATATATATCGGTCTTAACGAACGCGACCAGCGCTACCACGATATCTACCGTCTGAATATAGACACCGGCAAACGTGAACTGGTAAGGGAAAATAAGGAGAAGATAGCCGGATGGGTATTCGATCAGGATGACAACCTCCGGCTCGCCGTAAGGCAAACAGATGACGGCGGCTCAGAAATCTTCCGTGTTGACGGCAAAAACCTGACTTCCATCTATAAATGCACGAACGAGGAGCAGGCCAGCCCGGTAGCTTTTCACGAGAACGGAGAATGGTTCTACATGTCGACAAACAAGGGAGAGGATATTAATCTTTCCCGGCTTGTCCTCTTTAATCCGGAAACACTCGAGGAAAAACTTGTTGAATCAGATCCCGAAGGTCAAGCTGACTTCGGCGGAACAATATTCTCAGACAAAACAGATGAACTCATTGCCACATACTATGTAGGAGACAGGCTCAGAATCTATTGGAAGGATTTCAAATTCAAATGGGCGTATAAAAGACTGAAGCACAAACTGCCGGACGGCGATATATACATGGGGTCGTCCACGAAAGACGAACGCTACTGGATTGTCGCTACGACAAGCGATACTGATCCCGGGGCCAGATATCTCTATGACATGGAAAGAGGAAAGGTGGAATTCCTCTACCGCGGAAGACCTGATCTCCCTGTTGAATATCTGGCGTCGATGGAGCCGGTATGCTATAAATCAAGAGACGGCCTGTCAATACACGGCTACCTGACAACCCCCAAGAATGTTGAAGCAAAAGACCTTGCCCTTGTCGTTAACCCGCACGGCGGGCCCTGGGCGCGAGACCACTGGGGCTACAATCCCTACGCTCAGTTCCTGGCTAACAGGGGATACGCGGTCCTTCAGATAAATTTCCGCGGTTCCACGGGTTACGGCAAAGAGTTCTTCAACGCCGGAAAAGAGGAATGGGGAGACGCCATGCAGAATGACATTACCGACGGCGTCAATTATCTTGTCGACAAAGGCATTGTCGATCCCGACAAGGTGGCCATCTTCGGCGGATCCTACGGCGGCTACGCCACTCTTGCGGGGCTCGCGTTTACCCCGGATCTTTACGCGGCCGGCGTCGACTACGTCGGAGTATCCAACATTATAACCCTCCTTAAGACAATCCCCCCATACTGGGAAACGGCTCGCGCGTTCTTCAACGAGCACGTCGGCAACCCGGATGATCCGGAAGACGCCGAAAGACTCCGCCGCCAGTCGCCCCTTTTCAGCGCTGAAAAGATCAAAGCTCCTCTTCTTGTCGTCCAGGGCGCGAACGACCCCAGAGTGAAAAAGGCCGAGTCGGATCAGATAGTAGTCGCGATGCGCGACCTTGGAAGAGATGTCGAATATATAGTCGCCCCCGACGAAGGACACGGCTTCGCGGGAGAAGAAAACCGTATGGCCTTCACCGTGGCTATGGAAAAATTCTTATCGAAGCACCTCGGAGGGCGCTTTCAGAAATCTGTAGCTCCGGAAATCATCGAAAAGCTAGACGCGATTACTGTTCCGGTTGACAGCGTGTCCATGCCGGAAACCCCCAAGGGGTATGAATCGGCAAAATCTGCCGCTCTGCCCGAGGTCGAACCTGAAACCATAAGCGCCATGGATCTGAAATACAAGATAACGGCTTCTGTGGCGGGTAATGATATTGAGCTGAGCGCCGAGAGAAAGATAGAAAAATCAAAAGTCGATAAAACGCCTGTCTGGCTCATAACAACAAGTCAGCAGAGCCCTATGGGCAAGGCAATGGATAAGGTCACCCTGAGACGCGACAACCTCCTTCCCGTAAGTTCAGAGGTAAATCAGGGGCCCGCCAAAATTATTTTAAACTATACCGAGGAATCTATTTCAGGAAACATTAATATGAGGGGAAACGACATCCCTGTCGAAATCGAATTGGAAGCTCCCGTATTCGGACCAAGCTCAGCGGTTGAAATAGCTCTGACAGCTCTTCCTCTCGCCGAAGGTTATAAGACAACCTACCGGGTTTTCGATATAATGAGCCAGAAGGTTAAGGTTTATTCTCTCGAAGTCACAGGAACTGAAAAGGTGATTCTTCCGGCAGGTGAATTTAAAGCCTTCAAACTCATATCCAAACCTATGGACGATGAGCCCGGAGGCGGCACATACTTTATCACCAGAGGAAAAGAACGACGCTGCGTCTTAAAGAGTATACTCCGGCTTCCGCCTCAATACGGCGGCGGAACGGCCACAACTGAGCTTATGGAAATCAAGTAGCCTGCGTCTTGTTTTTCTAAGATCTCTGCCTCTCGAATAAAACCAAAGGCCCCTCATAATGAGGGGCCTTTGAGCTCACGGGCTCTTATTTATTTTAACGGCACTCTTAATGCCAGTTTATTCAACTTGCCCGGTATCAGCTCTTATCGGGCGCGCCAGGTTTTTCCGGAAGCTCGGGCTTATCCTCTTCGATCTTTTCCTTCAGATATTCAATAGCTCTTTCAAGCTGAGGATCCCTTCCGTCAACTACAAGGTCAGGCCTGTTTTCTACTTCTATATCCGGCTTTACTCCGACATTTTCAATTCCCCAGTCACCCGACATCTCGTAGAATCCTATTGTGGGAACAGTAACCATCCCTCCGTCAATCAACGGAACATGTCTGTTCATCCCTACGAGTCCGCCCCAGGTTCTTTTACCGATAAGAGGACCGAGCCCCGCCTGACGGAAAAAGTACGGAAAAGCGTCTCCTCCCGATCCCGCGTATTGATTTATAAGACACGCCATGTGTCCCTCGGGGGCGGTTCCCGGGAATTTGCCCGGTTTCCCGTAACGCTGAGCCCACATACTTGTAATCTTCCTTCCTAATCTTTCAATGAAAACGGTTGGAATCCATCCACCGCTGTTATACCGAACGTCGATCACCAAACCTTTCTTGTTGGTCTGAGAGTAAAAGCCCCGCGCGAACTCCTGAAGTCCCCCCGTGCTTGTGTTCGGAACATGCAGATAACCAATATCTCCGTCTGACGCTTCAAGCGTTTTCTCCCGGTTGCTCTTAACCCAGTTGGCATAGCGCAACGCTATATCGCTGCTGGAAGGAACGACGGTGTATTCTTCTGAATCTTTGCCGTCCGGATTGTCGGCTATCTTGAGCACCACCTGCTTTCCGGCAAGATTTTCCAGCATTCTGTGAGGATTATCGGGATATTCCAGCTCCCTGCCGTTAACTGCGAGCAGGTAGTCACCCTCTTCGATATCCACACCCGGCTGATTTAGAGGAGCTTTGTAATCCTCATCCCAGTTTCTCCCGGGATAGATCTTCTCAAAACGATAACGGCCGGATTTATGATCAATCTTATAATCGACACCAAGCAGGCCTACTCCGACTTTGTCTCCTCTGGGCATATCACCGCCGCCGACATAAGCGTGTCCTATACACAGCTCTCCGATCATTTCCCCGATTACGTAGTTAAGATCGTCTCTGCTGGTAAGGGCGGGAAGCATGACTTCATATTTTTCTTTTATATCTTCCCAGTCAACGCCATGCATATTCTCAACATAAAAGAAATCTCTTTCCATCCTCCACGCTTCATCGAATATCTGTTTCCACTCACGCGCGGGAGAAACCTTCATTTGAAGATCGGTATCCAGAACTCCCTCGATGATTGACTGTCCCGGAGAAGCATCTATAATACCAAAGGTGCCCATCGCGCTGTATATTATCTTCTTCCCGTCAGAGGAAAGTTCATACCCGTTAATTCCGCTTATTACGCTCTCAACTTCACGTTCTTTTATGTCGTAATATTTCAGTTCAACGCTTGCCATGCTTCTAACGCTCTGGGCGTTTATCACTATATCCGGAACCTCTACGAAAAAGATTTTGCCGTCTGTCGCCGTAAGTCCGACAAAATTACCTCTTCCAACAGGTAATCCGACTATCCTGTTTCTGATACCTTCGAAATCTATTTCGATGCTTTTCTCTTTATCTTCTTTGTCTTTATCCTTGTCTTCCTCTTCCTTCTCTTTGTCATCTCCCTTATCCTCTTCCTTTTTAATCTCCACCTCGTCACTTTCGGGAGCGAGCAGGGAAGGTGTATCTTTTTTCAGCGTCATCGCGCAAAGGTTGGAGGGAAATACAAAGCTGTAATTGAACTCCTTATCGCCGAACCTGAAATTAAGCATCCGGTCAGAGAGAAAAAAGAGGTATTTGCCGTCAGAACCGAAAACCGGATCATAGTCATTATAGAAATCGCCCGTAAGCTTGTATGATTTTCCTTTATCTATAGAATACACATATATCGATCCATAACCGTTATCACCGCGCTTGACATAAGTAACCCACTTGCCGTCTTTAGACCAGGAATAATCATTTATGTCTCCCCAGTCGTCCTCGGCTATCTCATGAAGCTCCTTTTTGTCTATATCAACATAATAGAGCTTGTAACTCTGGTCATGGAGAAGAAGCTTTTCGCTGTCAGGAGACCACAGAAGATCAAAGGGATAGTTGCGCAGCTTGTTGGTTATCCTCTCTGTTTTGCCCGTTCCGTCCGGCTTCTCTATATAGATTTCGTACTCTCCTGTTTTATCCGAGAAGTAGGCAACCCACTTGCCGTCGGGCGAAAAGGCGGGGCAGCGCTCACGTGTTCCTGAAGTAGCCGTTAAATTACGCGGTTCTCCTTTTTCAGCCGGGACAGTAAAGATATCGCCTCTGGCTCCAAAGGCGGCTCTTTTACCCTCTCCCGAAATACCAAACGACCGAACCATCTTGGCCGCGTTAACATAATGGGGGCGCTTCATCGTAAGTTCAGCGGGAACGTTTATCGATATCCTCTTTGTCTTTTCCGTTTCGAGGTCAAGTACGTGAATATAACCCGCGTTTTCATAAACAATGGCCCCGTCACCCAAACTGGGCCATTTGACGTCATATTCTTTGTGGTCTGTTATTTTTCGAATCTGTCCCGACGCGCGGTCCATACAATAAATATTCATTGTATGTTCCCTGTCCGAGACAAAATAAATCCTGTCTTCATACCACATAGGGAAGGCATCAGTACCTTCGAATTTCGTCAACTTTTCAGATTTGTTCTTTTCTAGATCATATAACCAGATATCCTGAGCCATGCCGCCTCGGTACCGCTTCCACGTTCTGAACTCTCTGGACATTCTGTTGTAGGCAATCTTCTTGCCGTCCGGCGAATAGGATGTCAGCTCCCCCTCAAACAGAGGTAGCGTTTCCGGATAACCTCCATCTGAGCTGATGGTAAAAAGACGATTGTAACGAGGTCCGGGATTGGTTTTAGATACCCTTGAACTTCTCAGAAGGACTTTCTCACCTGAAGGATGCCAGTCCACAACCAGATCCCCGGAAGGGTGGTATGTGAGCCTTTTCGGCGTTCCCCCCAACGCGGGAATCGTGTAAACATCAGAATTTCCGTCATACGAACCTGTAAAAGCTATGCTTTCCCCGTCAGGTGAAAATTTGGCCATTCCTTCACCGGAAATATGTGAAGTCAAATGTCTGGCGAGCCCGCCTTCCGAGGATACAGTCCATAAATCTCCTCCGTAAGTAAACACTATCATATCCCCGTGTATATCAGGATACCGCATAAGGCGGCTGCTTTCTTCGGCTATCGAAGGAACAGCCGCCATAAGAACAAGTATGACGACAAAAGATACCAGTCTCTTGCTCATACAAAACTCCTTTCATATTTGAGGGAAACGCCCTCCGGAATAACCTCGGATCCGGCCCGCTTTTCCTCACCAAAACAAACAATTCAGTATAATAAAAATACGGCAGATAAAAATTCTATACATATATACTACTCATAAACTTGAAAATTGTTTCACACAAATTTATTAATTTTTGCATTTTAATTAAACCTGAGAGCCTGAATCCAGACCCCAGAGCCGCGGCTTAGAGCTAAAACCTGTCTCACTTATCCCGCTGAAAAAAATTAAGCTGCTATTATTTAAAAGGTAAAACATTACAAATATTCAGTAAATAAAGAAAATGAGAAATAATTGTCGCATTATTTCTCATTTTTTCGTAACTTATAAAAAATTCTGCTTTAACCTGAAAGGAGCCGAGATGACGGAAGAGATGAAGAAAACCCTTAAAGATTCAACCCTTATGCGCTGGGTTATTCTGTTTATGGTGAGCGCGCTCATGTTCGCCACCTACTGGTTTCAGGATTTCTATTCAGGACTGAAACCGTTGATGGAGAGCCAGCTGGGTATTACATCGAGCCAGTTTGCCACCATGATCAGTTTTACTACCATCGCCAACCTGCTTGGTATGATTATACTCGGGGGCATTATTCTCGACCGCTGGGGAATCAAACTGACAACGGTAGTTTTCGGTTCGGTTGCAGCTCTTGGCGGCATTATCAGTGCGCTGGGCGCAAATGATGTCATTTCCAGCGATCCTGGTACCCGTCTTGTGATCTTGACCATCGGAAGGCTTGTCTTCGGCATCGGGCTTGAAATCACCTGTGTGCTCATTACCCGAACCATTGTCAAGTGGTTCAAGGGATATGAACTCGCTTTGGCCATGGCTATTAACATGGGTATCGGACGTCTCGGTTCCGCCATTGGAACGGCTATTTCACCGGAAATCGGCAACGGTTATGTGCCGGCGGCAGTGACACTTGCCGCAACCCTTATCGGTGTCGGATTCATCTTGATGCTCATCTACCTTATCTTTGACATGAGAATCGACAAACAGCTGGCTGCGCGCAACAAAGAAGCAGGTATTGTGGAAGAGGAAGAGCCGTTCCGTTTCGATGATCTGAAGAAGCTGTTTACCAACAAATCATTCCTGCTTATTGCCGGACTCTGTGTTGCCTTTTATTCGGCGGTCTTTCCCTTTATGCAGTACGCTCCCGACCTGCTGATAAACGAGTACGGATTCAGCTACAAGCTGGAGTATAACAGTAACGAAGAACTCAGACAAAAGATCAGTGAAGGCGCCGAAGACTCTGAGCTCTATCAGAATGTACTCGATAAACGGCAGGAAAGAATCGCTTTGCAGAAAAAAGCCTCCACGCTCTTTGCCGAACTGAAAATCAGCTCTACTCTGTCAACGGCAGCGAGGGCGCGATGCTGGAAGTCGACCCTGTCACCCTGGTTAAAAAGTTGAGTCCGGATCAGCTGGTTGAGCTTCAAGGCATGGTCACTCAGGTAAAGGTTAATCAGGATAATTATAAGAAAATCGATGATGAGCTGGCTGCTCTCGAAGAGAATCTTGCCGGCGGTTCGACCATGACAAATGTGATGATTTTTCTGCTGCTTTTTGTTTTCGGCCTGCTCTTTCCATTGCTGCCGTCAAATATCAAGAGCAAAAAGGGCAAGGCGCTGGCCCTTGGTGTTCTTTCGGTGCTTTTTGTTTACTTTATCTATTCCTACCTGGACGTGTTCGGCCTCTGGATTGTGAACGGGCCCAAAGCAGCAGCATTTCTGCCCATGGGCACAATTCTCTTTACCCCGATTTTCGGCCGGTTGGTTGATAAAAAGGGCAAGGCAGTATCTGTGATGCTGATTGGATCGGCACTGCTGATCTTTTCCCACTTTACCTTTGCCTTTATTGACAGTACCGCGCTTTGCTATGTAAGTCTTTTCAGCCTCGGCATCGCCTTTTCACTTGTACCTGCCGCGATGTGGCCTTCGGTTGCCAAGATCGTTCCGGAAAGACGGCTCGGTTCTGCCTATGCCGGTATGTTTACCATCCAGAACTACGGACTCTTTATCTTCTTTAAGGGTATCGGAACAGTTTTGGACAAGGTTAATCCCAAGGTTGTTGAATCGACCCAGACCATCCGCTCGGTCATGAAGAGTGTGGGTGTTCCAAACGGGCAAATCAGCGATAATATTCAGTATCTGCGCGACGTGGGCCAGATTCAGCCCTATAATTACACAATACCCGTAACCCTGTTTATTGCATGCGGCGTGATTGCCATTTTTCTGGCACTGCAGCTGAAAAAGACATCAAAAGAGATGGGCTACGATCTTGAAAAACCTACAAATTCATAGATTGTAAGTGTCAAAATGGTCGGTTTTCTGGGAGTGTTCATTCGAGTGAACACTCCCTTTTCAGTTGATGCCTGCCGCGGGATCCGCGCTCGATG
Proteins encoded:
- a CDS encoding NosD domain-containing protein: MIKRTGISFMLLATFSLMLTPTFLAFPVIANATTYYVATNGSNTSPYDTWAKAAASIQTAVNAASNDDIIIVGSSDGYGAGTYTENVDVNKQLTIQSENGNSTTEIIASNTNDHVFYVTADSVTIEGFSIYGATGVDRAGICLTSVTNCTIENNRCGWDFTHTNYYGIYLSGSSNCTINNNTASYNNGVGIYMNTSSEDTLTANIASNNSGDGISLYSSSSNTLNSNTANNNSFDGIRLVPSSNSNTLNNNTATGNGNNGFLIVESSDNNLTGNTANSNTASHGIYLVSSSNNNTLNSNTADSNMSNGIRLENCSGNNLDGNSVTHNEFGVFLTSSSNNTITSNIMNENDGRVDGDGIMLADSDNNVISNNTMNNDPGDGIEFANSSNNIVMDNTLDNSGLIDPGASIRINYYSSYNSIINNTVINGSGGIVLEEESNYNIVSNNTITGHSGRGFEFWENASYNTLTGNNISNNGTYGIWLPSGNYNTIYLNDISNNITSNIYSESSTTTWHSPTTIYYAYNDSTFHKGYLGNYYSDGTHSGNFGIGGTYTIANDNDDEYQLISTINNYSLQAWWLHSDDKMYRSDFSKAGGSVTISNGGTNIWKADQVALTDIIFSGSDTWTGQLVFTAAPTTGHILTIEIGSSTDGSDFTAGGPNATLTGNGSATKFNFETDASAFTVSAGKYLAIRITSNHAEYSIRTGGVWSYASSPDNSADYPLLVELASFTARQKNNTVILEWQTASEQDNLGFIIERKNGGEKFTEIASYLTDEELKGAGNTSALSYYEFTDENIVSKTTYQYRISDVDYSGKITNLKTEQITITGNSTDLSNNYVLKSAYPIPFNPTFTIPLTLKTDAYVNIKLINTLGQKVMQIKNNQMTAGNHNLQVNCKNLTSGIYFVKVRIDKANEIQKVVLLK
- a CDS encoding prolyl oligopeptidase family serine peptidase; translation: MKKLTTLLSAVLLLAVSVSAADLPYLDQLPPLIERDVLFGDPEIAGAKISPDGEYISFLKPHKDVLNIWVKKFHQPFEEARPVTADTTRPVRSYFWTKDSKYILYIQDKGGNENFHIYAVDPAGQPASKMAVPQARDLTPVDSVTTRIYSLPEDKPNIIYIGLNERDQRYHDIYRLNIDTGKRELVRENKEKIAGWVFDQDDNLRLAVRQTDDGGSEIFRVDGKNLTSIYKCTNEEQASPVAFHENGEWFYMSTNKGEDINLSRLVLFNPETLEEKLVESDPEGQADFGGTIFSDKTDELIATYYVGDRLRIYWKDFKFKWAYKRLKHKLPDGDIYMGSSTKDERYWIVATTSDTDPGARYLYDMERGKVEFLYRGRPDLPVEYLASMEPVCYKSRDGLSIHGYLTTPKNVEAKDLALVVNPHGGPWARDHWGYNPYAQFLANRGYAVLQINFRGSTGYGKEFFNAGKEEWGDAMQNDITDGVNYLVDKGIVDPDKVAIFGGSYGGYATLAGLAFTPDLYAAGVDYVGVSNIITLLKTIPPYWETARAFFNEHVGNPDDPEDAERLRRQSPLFSAEKIKAPLLVVQGANDPRVKKAESDQIVVAMRDLGRDVEYIVAPDEGHGFAGEENRMAFTVAMEKFLSKHLGGRFQKSVAPEIIEKLDAITVPVDSVSMPETPKGYESAKSAALPEVEPETISAMDLKYKITASVAGNDIELSAERKIEKSKVDKTPVWLITTSQQSPMGKAMDKVTLRRDNLLPVSSEVNQGPAKIILNYTEESISGNINMRGNDIPVEIELEAPVFGPSSAVEIALTALPLAEGYKTTYRVFDIMSQKVKVYSLEVTGTEKVILPAGEFKAFKLISKPMDDEPGGGTYFITRGKERRCVLKSILRLPPQYGGGTATTELMEIK